Genomic segment of Vulpes lagopus strain Blue_001 chromosome 7, ASM1834538v1, whole genome shotgun sequence:
TGACCAACCGACTGCTTCAGCGGAAACAGATGGTCATTGATGTTCTTCACCCCGGGAAAGCAACAGTACCTAAGACAGAAATTCGGGAAAAACTAGTCAAAATGTACAAGACCACACCAGATGTCATATTTGTATTTGGATTCAGAACCCATTTTGGTGGTGGCAAGACAACTGGCTTTGGCATGATTTATGATTCCTTGgattatgcaaagaaaaatgaacccaaacaTAGACTTGCAAGACATGGCctgtatgagaagaaaaagacttcaaGAAAACAGCGCAAAGAAcgtaaaaacagaatgaagaaagtcaGGGGGACTGCAAAAGCCAACGTTGGTGCTGGCAAAAAGTGAGCTGGAGATTGGACAACAGAAGGAGTAAAGATTCTGCAGTGGCTTTATCTGTGGTGATTGTGCAGATTTTTCATGAGAGGATTAATAAACTAAGaacgttaaaaaaataaaataaaataaaaaataaaattatgttatgaTTTagacatgaaaaattaaaaatagaatcatctagtccatctttccacttttttaaaacttcagtttcAAGAAGTTTTATGTTTATAAAGAAGTTGAGCAGATAGTAGAGTTCCCATATATATCTCccttatacacacatgcacagtttcccctattattaacatctgaCATTAAGGTACGGTGGTTGCAATATTggtatgctatttttttttaatttttatttatttatgatagtcacagagagatagagagagaggcagagacacaggcagagggagaagcaggctccatgcaccgggagcccgatgtgggattcgatcccgggtctccaggattgcgccctgggccaaaggcaggcgccaaaccgctgcgccacccagggatccctattggtATGCTGTTAACTAAAGTCTATAGTTTATTCAGATTACCTTACTTTCtacctatgtttttttctcttctaggattctATTTAGGACACCACATGTTTAGTTGTTACATCTTCTTAGGCTTCTCTTGTCTACGACACAACCTCCTCCAGTGACACCCACATTCTGTACCCTTCTAGCAGAGCTCCCCTGAAGAGTTCGCTGCATGCAATTCCTGTTCTCCCATTCTCTCCCAGATCCACTCCAGTCCAATCACTACATCACTCCTCCAAATCCACACCTGTCATGGTAACCGGTGAGCTCCATGTTGCTAAAGCCAATGGCTTCTTTACTTTCAGGTTCCCACACTACTATTCTTGACCCACCTCCTGAACACTCTTTCTTAGCTCCTCAGCTGGTTCTTCTTCACCTCCCAATCTTAATAGAGAGCCCAGGGCTCAGTCCTggctacttcttcctttcctgatAAAATCTACTCTTTGGTCAAATCACCCAGCCTCAAGGGCTTCAGTGCTGTCTGTACAGACAATGACTTCTCTATTCCCATCATTTTCTCACTATCTCCCCCGGAGGGCCAACATTTCAATTAAACATGGCTAACACTGAACTCTTCCTTCCAAACCTCCCATAATTGCCTTCATCAGTAAATGACACCTCCATTAACCTAGTTGTTCAGACTAAAAATCTAGGAGACAGCCTTGACTCTTTCAAGATTCACACccagagggactcctgggtggctcagcggttgagcgcctgcctttggatcaaggtgtgatcctggattcccaggttcaagtacatcaggctccttgcatgcagcctgcttctacctctgcctgtgtctctgcctctctctctctcatgaataaataaatcttaaaaaaaaaaaaaaaaaaagatgcctgggtggctcagtggttgagcacctgcctttggctcagggcatgatcctggagtcccaggattgagtcccacatcaggctccctgcatggagcctgcttctccctctgcctatgtctctgcctctctctgtgttgtgtctctcatgagtaaataaataaaatctttcaaaaaaaataatttctatatccAGTCTTCCTCATACCCATCCCCCATTCCCACTACTACCTTGGGATGAGAAGGGAAGGACAATGATACAACCAGGAAGTGCGTGATGTTGCAGAAGCATGGGGAAGTATGTGTTTCGAGAGGTTGgtcaaaaaaggaaatgtttattaaaagcaGCAGCCATCGCAATGACTTGGCAAGAGTCTTTGATGATTCACTGATCATTGGAATTTACTCGGTATATGGAATGAGGTGAAGTCAAAATATCCCTTTCCCCCCTAAATTGGAAACTGCATTTTCTAAcagcatttctttatttattattaagtaatctccatgtccaacgtgaggcttgaattcatgaccccaagatcaaaagttacatactctaccaactgagccagccaggtgccccatctctaTCCATATCCCCTTTATTACCCACCCCAGGGATTCTCAAACCTGTAACCTGTAGCCCTGTGGGCTGCCTGAGAAGCCTCTGGGACTCACCTTACTCTTTtcactcaatatttattttatatactcacCAGTTTATTCTAGGcttttttttccatgtgttttcaaaattttattaatttttgaaagatttatttatctgagagcatgcatgtgcaagagtgtgagcaggggaaggggcagagggagagagaatcctgaagcagattctttgctgagtgtggagtttgatgtggggctcaatcccaggatcctgagattaggacctgagccaaaatcaagagtcagccttttaactgactgagccaccaagcacccctgtttttttttattttagatttatttattttaaagattttatttattcattcatgagagtcacatagagagaggcagagacacaggcagagggagaagcaggctccatgcagggagcccgacgtgggactcaatcccgggtctccaggatcacgccctaggccaaaggcaggcgctaaactgctgagcacccagagatccccaaattTTAGATTTAAGTTGTGctaacatatacataaaatttagtACCTTAACTATTattaagtgtacaactcagttacattaattacattaaaaacactGTGCCATTACCACTATTTCTAGAACTTCTAGAACTCATCATTCTAAATGGAAACTGTACCCATTAAGGAATAACTCACTATTTCCTCCTTCTTCCAACCCTGGATAATCtcaattctactttctgtttaaatgaacttggctattttaaatattccactCATAAAAATGGGATTCATACAATATTTACTGTCAAAAGCAAGAtgcccaaaatggagtcatttatGCTAAGCCCCAAGCCACCAAACCAAACTTCTTGGATGTATGTGCTCATGTTTTTCATCAGATTTGGGGGGAGGAGGTGACTGTTATttattcaaaaactttttttctgccctttctcactttcttttctatttggaaCTTCCACAATGCATATATTGCTGTGCTTGATGGTGTTCTACAGGatctgcacatttttttctttctgattctcaGACTGGATATCTCGTCTTACTTTCAAGTccactgatcttttcttctgcCTGCTCCAGTGTATTGTTGAACACTTCTAGTTTTCCATTGCAGTTATCTTATAGTTTTTGGCTCCAGC
This window contains:
- the LOC121495435 gene encoding 40S ribosomal protein S24-like, which gives rise to MNDTVTIRTRKFMTNRLLQRKQMVIDVLHPGKATVPKTEIREKLVKMYKTTPDVIFVFGFRTHFGGGKTTGFGMIYDSLDYAKKNEPKHRLARHGLYEKKKTSRKQRKERKNRMKKVRGTAKANVGAGKK